In Streptomyces sp. SID8374, one genomic interval encodes:
- a CDS encoding MaoC family dehydratase — protein sequence MNETYRVGDALPPLEIPVTRTLIVAGAIASRDYQDVHHDAELAREKGSPDIFMNILTTNGLVGRYITDHFGPAAVLRKVAIRLGAPNYPGDVLRLSGRIVSLETMALEDVALENVFLENVFLENVALENVSLEDGNHPLIEVAVVGDNRIGRHVTGKVTVAITPEGGA from the coding sequence GTGAACGAGACGTACCGCGTCGGCGACGCCCTGCCGCCCCTGGAGATCCCCGTCACCCGCACCCTGATCGTCGCGGGCGCCATCGCCTCCCGCGACTACCAGGACGTGCACCACGACGCCGAGCTGGCCCGGGAGAAGGGCTCACCCGACATCTTCATGAACATCCTCACCACCAACGGGCTGGTCGGCCGCTACATCACCGACCACTTCGGACCCGCCGCCGTCCTCCGCAAGGTCGCGATCCGCCTCGGTGCTCCCAACTACCCGGGGGATGTGCTGCGGTTGTCCGGCCGCATCGTGTCACTGGAAACCATGGCCCTGGAAGACGTGGCCCTGGAAAACGTGTTCCTGGAAAACGTGTTCCTGGAAAACGTGGCCTTGGAAAACGTGTCCCTGGAAGACGGAAACCACCCTCTTATAGAGGTCGCGGTAGTCGGCGACAACCGTATAGGGCGTCACGTCACCGGAAAGGTCACCGTCGCCATCACCCCGGAGGGCGGCGCATGA
- a CDS encoding SSI family serine proteinase inhibitor: MLRRLALAAVVSLAALSTAAPAATASGQVPSAVPTAGPLSSAFPALGPLPVPLPPLPSFLEGGSGVGQEKPAARTRLTVTVERSGVAGADGTFELTCGPTGGDHPERQGACDRLAEVGATRAGQELFRAAPEGTMCTMIYGGDASARIVGTWEGRPVDTTVTRGDGCEIARWNNLVPVLPDLR; this comes from the coding sequence ATGTTGCGCCGTCTCGCTCTCGCCGCCGTCGTATCGCTCGCCGCCCTGTCCACCGCGGCGCCCGCCGCGACCGCCTCCGGTCAGGTGCCCTCCGCCGTGCCCACCGCCGGGCCCCTCTCCTCGGCCTTCCCCGCGCTCGGGCCGCTGCCCGTGCCGCTTCCGCCGCTGCCCTCGTTCCTGGAGGGCGGCAGCGGTGTGGGCCAGGAGAAGCCCGCCGCGCGGACCCGGCTCACCGTGACCGTGGAGCGCTCCGGGGTCGCCGGGGCCGACGGGACGTTCGAGCTGACCTGCGGGCCCACCGGGGGCGACCACCCGGAGCGGCAGGGCGCCTGCGACCGGCTCGCGGAGGTCGGGGCTACCCGGGCGGGGCAGGAGCTGTTCCGGGCGGCGCCCGAGGGCACCATGTGCACCATGATCTACGGCGGCGACGCCTCCGCACGCATCGTCGGGACCTGGGAGGGCCGGCCCGTGGACACCACCGTGACCCGGGGCGACGGCTGCGAGATCGCGCGCTGGAACAACCTGGTTCCGGTGCTCCCCGATCTCCGATAG
- a CDS encoding SigE family RNA polymerase sigma factor: MTTPVCTGASRAASATAAGHHAHTPYASFSSYVRARGPVLLRTARSLTANPCDAEDLLQTALAKTYVAWERIEDHRALDGYVRRALLNTRTSQWRKRKVDEFACEELPEQGGVPAPDPAEQQSLHDAMWRAVLKLPDRQRAMVVLRYYEDLSEAQTAEVLGVSVGTVKSAVSRALGKLREDPELTPVR, from the coding sequence ATGACCACGCCAGTCTGCACGGGCGCCTCCAGGGCGGCCTCCGCCACCGCCGCCGGCCACCACGCGCACACGCCGTACGCCTCGTTCTCCTCGTACGTCCGGGCCCGTGGCCCGGTCCTGCTGCGCACCGCGCGCTCGCTCACCGCGAACCCGTGCGACGCGGAGGACCTGTTGCAGACCGCGCTCGCCAAGACGTACGTCGCGTGGGAGCGGATCGAGGACCACCGGGCGCTGGACGGGTACGTCCGCCGGGCCCTGCTGAACACCCGGACCTCGCAGTGGCGCAAGCGCAAGGTCGACGAGTTCGCCTGCGAGGAGCTGCCCGAGCAGGGCGGCGTCCCGGCGCCCGACCCGGCGGAGCAGCAGTCGCTGCACGACGCGATGTGGCGCGCGGTGCTCAAGCTCCCGGACCGCCAGCGCGCGATGGTCGTCCTGCGGTACTACGAGGACCTCAGCGAGGCGCAGACGGCCGAGGTGCTCGGGGTGTCGGTCGGTACGGTGAAGAGCGCCGTCTCCCGCGCCCTCGGCAAGCTCCGCGAGGACCCGGAGCTGACGCCGGTCCGCTGA
- a CDS encoding PAS domain-containing protein, whose translation MSSRPSRGTARLAAILDALPDGLLLVNCNGTVVNANAIALEMFETPGTALVGRGLLDLLPEFDSKLIPGSMRRPEAADEQGRTKPTRMIARRTDRHEYPVEVTSASLDSGQAAYNDIHSSYTGDELLMLVVRDLSGTVDTEAELARSQRQTEMILRAASEGVVGTDTDGRVVLVNPAAAQILGFRASDLGGQELHPLILHSRAEGEPFPYEESPLADTLKSGRKHRVRGQVLWSKSGAQVPVDLTTAPVRDGDQLVGAVMTFTDRRPYEELSAQHKSVVAELTTSHSDEVTALKEAHAAELEALKEAHAAELADRTERYAAELEGQAELLASVGAQHSQLTAVLGGSLRGPLEELRGELSMLAADPAGQLWPEANQILHHLAAGYARMTTLVDSVLSYQRLDAGVEGLHKAPAMIDGIVTGGIDGAVELIGPGRAQFAVHAPPIEAEVDAVRLSNALAHLVADVCGVDSTGKTRAVPGGGYVDSTVVVAAAQRGDVVRIEVRGPFAGGDPVHEPIVRGIVQAHGGVLQTHEMPGMSGSAYVLDIPIGAASGTIAPPEAPVEPAPAPPPSPEGVGAPGVTSGGRRRARRSSTDAFLGSPGAPEAGAGAEEAGGAAGPGDGPVAEPTGRRRARRGPAAAEEQVAPELIPAQQGEGSGRRRGRPSPAENATAANGTPASGTAGSTAAESGPPQLGPSQLGPPQTPEQQAQHAQHARQQPQRQALALTSASSSLPSEGSVVTAAEGAQGAGRPQRGQTVPPQGVPADPQQPVPPAGRRARREGEHRPALPALASGNGASGPEQGGQPQDEALALSQAQAQQPGGRRARRALAAAQERTAAEAGPRTAFALPPADADRVPAAPQTPPGAPAPVQAPGMPAPVQSPGGAPLPAQAPGTAPDVPGALGDESHHGRTAPEAGHTHTPPQAHPVPPHAEWEQGAPLDGPDEQPWGAAVPEAPSAPRPAPDDRSWGGNGQTAHATGTAAVPAAHPADSGAGVPDARRQPLPAEEPMAGANPDSTQGRAFSVRTLGQGVPFAQHLTQQQNQPAQSTPPSQQSLGGAGRRRKLAAPPEGERPTAQPPVAGQDPTATPAQGTQAQQPQAPQPHPQPQAPETQGPDSTNPGSGQLLAPPVAEGRAYAIGAPDEGAEGPEPLDGPGGAVEVANRPQPRPLDDELPPEPLDNPRRLLVWPAPDVPTQQALSDRGYRPVIVNSREEVDAQIAAFPAALFVDPLTGPITRTALQSLRQAAVAAEVPVLVTAGLGQATREAAYGADPAVLLKALAPRDSEQHPPRVLLIEEHEEIAAALAQTLERRGMQVARAATDSEAVDLAGRMRPNLVVMDLMQVRRRRAGIIDWLRANGQLNRTPLVVYTSAGMDPSELPRLASGETVLFLAERSTSDEVQSRIVDLLAKIGTN comes from the coding sequence GTGAGCAGCAGGCCATCCCGAGGCACTGCTCGCCTCGCAGCCATACTCGATGCCCTTCCGGACGGGCTTCTGCTCGTCAATTGCAACGGCACGGTCGTCAACGCCAACGCCATCGCCCTTGAGATGTTCGAGACCCCGGGCACCGCGCTCGTCGGTCGTGGACTGCTGGATCTGCTGCCGGAGTTCGACTCCAAGCTGATCCCGGGATCGATGCGCCGGCCCGAGGCTGCGGACGAGCAGGGCAGGACCAAGCCGACGCGCATGATCGCGCGCCGTACCGACCGGCACGAGTACCCGGTCGAGGTCACCAGCGCCAGCCTGGACAGCGGCCAGGCCGCGTACAACGACATCCACTCCAGCTACACCGGTGACGAGCTGCTCATGCTCGTCGTACGGGACCTCTCCGGCACCGTCGACACCGAGGCCGAGCTGGCCCGTTCGCAGCGCCAGACCGAGATGATCCTGCGCGCCGCCTCCGAGGGCGTCGTGGGCACCGACACGGACGGGCGCGTCGTCCTCGTCAACCCCGCCGCCGCCCAGATCCTCGGCTTCCGCGCCAGCGACCTCGGCGGCCAGGAGCTGCACCCGCTGATCCTGCACTCGCGGGCGGAGGGCGAGCCGTTCCCGTACGAGGAGTCGCCGCTCGCCGACACCCTCAAGTCGGGGCGCAAGCACCGCGTACGGGGCCAGGTGCTCTGGTCCAAGAGCGGCGCCCAGGTGCCGGTGGACCTGACGACCGCGCCCGTGCGCGACGGGGACCAGCTCGTCGGCGCCGTGATGACTTTCACCGACCGCAGGCCGTACGAGGAGCTCTCCGCCCAGCACAAGAGCGTCGTCGCCGAGCTGACCACCAGCCACTCCGACGAGGTCACCGCGCTGAAGGAAGCGCACGCGGCCGAGCTGGAGGCGCTCAAGGAGGCCCACGCCGCCGAGCTGGCCGACCGGACCGAGCGGTACGCCGCCGAGCTGGAGGGGCAGGCCGAGCTGCTCGCCTCCGTGGGCGCCCAGCACTCCCAGCTCACCGCCGTCCTCGGCGGTTCGCTGCGCGGGCCCCTGGAGGAGCTGCGCGGTGAGCTGTCCATGCTCGCCGCCGACCCGGCGGGGCAGCTGTGGCCCGAGGCCAACCAGATCCTGCACCACCTCGCCGCCGGGTACGCCCGGATGACCACGCTCGTCGACAGCGTGCTGAGCTACCAGCGCCTCGACGCGGGTGTGGAGGGGCTGCACAAGGCCCCCGCGATGATCGACGGGATCGTGACGGGCGGGATCGACGGAGCGGTCGAACTGATCGGGCCCGGGCGCGCCCAGTTCGCCGTGCACGCCCCGCCCATCGAGGCCGAGGTCGACGCGGTCCGGCTCTCGAACGCCCTCGCCCACCTCGTCGCGGACGTCTGCGGCGTCGACTCGACCGGCAAGACCCGGGCCGTCCCCGGCGGCGGATACGTCGACTCGACCGTCGTCGTGGCCGCCGCCCAGCGCGGTGACGTCGTACGGATCGAGGTGCGCGGGCCGTTCGCCGGGGGAGACCCGGTGCACGAGCCGATCGTGCGCGGCATCGTCCAGGCGCACGGCGGTGTGCTCCAGACCCACGAGATGCCGGGGATGAGCGGCAGCGCGTACGTCCTCGACATCCCGATCGGCGCCGCCTCGGGCACCATCGCGCCCCCGGAGGCGCCGGTGGAGCCCGCCCCGGCTCCGCCGCCCTCCCCCGAAGGCGTGGGGGCGCCGGGCGTCACCAGCGGCGGGCGGCGCCGGGCCCGCCGGTCGTCGACCGACGCGTTCCTGGGCAGCCCCGGTGCGCCCGAGGCCGGAGCCGGAGCCGAAGAGGCGGGGGGCGCGGCAGGGCCGGGGGACGGTCCTGTCGCCGAGCCGACCGGGCGGCGCCGGGCCCGTCGTGGGCCCGCGGCAGCCGAGGAGCAGGTGGCACCCGAGCTGATCCCGGCCCAGCAGGGCGAGGGGTCGGGGCGCCGGCGCGGACGGCCCAGCCCGGCGGAGAACGCGACGGCCGCGAACGGGACGCCCGCGAGCGGGACGGCCGGGAGCACTGCGGCGGAGAGCGGCCCGCCCCAGCTCGGCCCCTCCCAGCTCGGTCCGCCCCAGACCCCTGAGCAGCAGGCGCAGCACGCCCAGCACGCTCGGCAGCAACCGCAGCGGCAGGCCCTCGCGCTGACCTCCGCCTCGTCCTCCCTGCCGTCCGAGGGGTCCGTCGTCACCGCGGCCGAGGGTGCCCAGGGCGCCGGGCGCCCCCAGCGCGGCCAGACCGTGCCGCCGCAGGGCGTACCGGCCGACCCGCAGCAGCCCGTACCGCCCGCCGGGCGACGGGCCCGGCGCGAGGGCGAACACCGTCCCGCGCTCCCCGCCCTCGCGTCCGGCAACGGCGCTTCGGGCCCGGAGCAGGGCGGCCAGCCCCAGGACGAGGCCCTCGCCCTCAGCCAGGCCCAGGCCCAGCAGCCCGGTGGGCGCCGCGCCCGCCGCGCGCTGGCCGCCGCCCAGGAGCGCACCGCCGCCGAGGCCGGTCCGCGTACCGCCTTCGCCCTGCCCCCCGCCGACGCGGACCGCGTACCGGCCGCACCCCAGACCCCACCGGGCGCGCCCGCACCCGTACAGGCACCGGGTATGCCCGCGCCCGTACAAAGCCCGGGCGGCGCCCCCCTGCCCGCACAGGCACCAGGAACCGCCCCCGACGTTCCGGGCGCCCTCGGGGACGAGAGCCACCACGGGCGTACCGCTCCCGAAGCCGGTCACACGCACACGCCCCCGCAGGCCCACCCCGTGCCCCCGCACGCCGAGTGGGAGCAGGGCGCGCCCCTCGACGGCCCGGACGAGCAGCCCTGGGGTGCCGCCGTGCCGGAAGCGCCGAGCGCCCCCCGCCCCGCACCGGACGACCGGTCCTGGGGCGGCAACGGGCAGACCGCCCACGCCACCGGCACCGCGGCCGTCCCGGCGGCGCACCCGGCGGACTCCGGCGCGGGCGTTCCGGACGCGCGGCGGCAGCCGCTGCCCGCCGAGGAGCCGATGGCGGGCGCCAACCCCGACTCCACCCAGGGGCGGGCGTTCAGCGTGCGGACGCTGGGCCAGGGGGTGCCGTTCGCGCAGCACCTCACCCAGCAGCAGAACCAGCCCGCCCAGTCCACTCCGCCCAGCCAGCAGAGCCTCGGCGGGGCCGGCCGCCGCCGCAAGCTCGCCGCCCCGCCGGAGGGCGAGCGCCCCACGGCCCAGCCGCCCGTCGCAGGCCAGGACCCGACCGCCACCCCCGCTCAGGGCACGCAGGCCCAGCAGCCCCAAGCACCCCAGCCGCACCCCCAGCCCCAGGCCCCGGAGACGCAAGGACCCGACTCCACCAACCCCGGCTCCGGCCAGTTGCTGGCGCCTCCGGTGGCCGAGGGGCGCGCGTACGCCATAGGGGCGCCCGACGAGGGTGCCGAGGGTCCGGAGCCGCTGGACGGCCCCGGTGGCGCGGTCGAGGTCGCCAACCGGCCGCAGCCCCGCCCCCTCGACGACGAGCTGCCGCCCGAACCGCTGGACAACCCGCGCCGGCTGCTCGTCTGGCCCGCCCCCGACGTACCGACGCAGCAGGCGCTCAGCGACCGCGGCTACCGTCCGGTGATCGTCAACTCCCGTGAGGAGGTCGACGCCCAGATCGCCGCGTTCCCCGCCGCGCTCTTCGTCGACCCGCTGACCGGGCCCATCACGCGTACGGCCTTGCAGTCGTTGCGCCAGGCCGCCGTCGCCGCCGAGGTCCCGGTACTGGTCACGGCCGGTCTGGGGCAGGCGACCCGGGAGGCCGCGTACGGGGCCGACCCGGCCGTCCTCCTCAAGGCGCTGGCCCCCCGCGACAGCGAACAGCACCCGCCCCGCGTCCTGCTGATCGAGGAGCACGAGGAGATCGCGGCGGCGCTGGCGCAGACCCTGGAGCGGCGCGGGATGCAGGTCGCGCGGGCGGCGACCGACAGCGAGGCCGTCGATCTGGCGGGGCGGATGCGGCCGAACCTGGTGGTCATGGATCTGATGCAGGTACGCCGTCGGCGTGCCGGGATCATCGACTGGCTGCGGGCCAACGGGCAGCTCAACCGCACCCCGCTGGTCGTCTACACCTCGGCCGGGATGGACCCCTCGGAGCTGCCGAGGCTGGCTTCCGGGGAAACCGTTCTCTTCCTGGCGGAGCGGTCGACCAGCGACGAGGTGCAGTCCCGGATCGTCGACCTGCTGGCGAAGATAGGCACCAACTAG
- a CDS encoding long-chain fatty acid--CoA ligase, whose translation MLSTMQDVPLTVTRILHHGMTIHGKSQVTTWTGESEPHRRTFAEIGTRATQLANALRDELGVDGDQRVATLMWNNAVHVEAYLAIPSMGAVLHTLNLRLPPEQLAWIVNHADDKVVIADGTLLPLLVPLLPHLPSIEHVVVSGPGDRSVLAGVAPRVHDYEELIAGRPTTYDWPELDERQAAAMCYTSGTTGDPKGVVYSHRSIYLHSMQVNMSESMGLTDKDTTLVVVPQFHVNAWGLPHATFMSGVNMLMPDRFLQPAPLAEMIERERPTHAAAVPTIWQGLLAEVTANPRDLTSMANVTIGGAACPPSLMEAYDKLGVRLCHAWGMTETSPLGTMAHPPAGLSAEEEWPYRITQGRFPAGVEARLVGPAGEHLPWDGESAGELEVRGAWIAAAYYGGADGEHLRPEDKFSEDGWLKTGDVGVISTDGYLTLTDRAKDVIKSGGEWISSVELENALMAHPDVAEAAVVAVPDEKWGERPLATVVLKEGTTGTDYEALKAFLAESGIAKWQLPERWSVIPAVPKTSVGKFDKKVIRKQYAAGELDVTQL comes from the coding sequence GTGCTGAGCACCATGCAGGACGTACCGCTGACTGTCACCCGCATCCTGCACCACGGGATGACGATCCATGGGAAGTCGCAGGTCACGACCTGGACCGGCGAATCCGAGCCGCACCGACGCACTTTCGCCGAGATCGGCACCCGCGCGACCCAGCTGGCCAACGCGCTCCGCGACGAGCTGGGCGTCGACGGCGACCAGAGGGTGGCGACCCTCATGTGGAACAACGCCGTCCATGTCGAGGCCTACCTCGCGATTCCCTCCATGGGAGCCGTGCTCCACACCCTCAACCTCCGGCTGCCGCCGGAGCAGCTCGCCTGGATCGTCAACCACGCGGACGACAAGGTCGTCATCGCGGACGGCACGCTGCTGCCGCTCCTCGTGCCGCTCCTGCCCCACCTGCCGAGCATCGAGCACGTGGTCGTCTCGGGGCCGGGCGACCGCTCGGTCCTGGCCGGGGTCGCGCCGCGCGTGCACGATTACGAGGAGCTGATCGCGGGCCGCCCGACCACGTACGACTGGCCGGAGCTGGACGAACGCCAGGCCGCCGCCATGTGTTACACCTCCGGCACCACCGGGGACCCCAAGGGCGTCGTCTACTCCCACCGCTCCATCTACCTGCACTCCATGCAGGTCAACATGTCCGAGTCGATGGGGCTGACGGACAAGGACACCACGCTGGTCGTGGTCCCGCAGTTCCATGTGAACGCCTGGGGCCTGCCGCACGCCACCTTCATGAGCGGCGTCAACATGCTGATGCCGGACCGCTTCCTCCAGCCCGCCCCGCTCGCCGAGATGATCGAACGCGAGCGCCCGACCCACGCCGCCGCGGTCCCCACCATCTGGCAGGGCCTCCTCGCCGAGGTCACCGCCAACCCGCGCGACCTCACCTCCATGGCCAACGTGACCATCGGGGGCGCGGCCTGTCCGCCGTCCCTGATGGAGGCGTACGACAAGCTCGGCGTCCGCCTCTGCCACGCCTGGGGCATGACGGAGACCTCGCCGCTGGGCACGATGGCCCACCCGCCCGCCGGGCTGAGCGCCGAGGAGGAGTGGCCGTACCGCATCACCCAGGGCCGCTTCCCGGCCGGTGTGGAGGCGCGGCTGGTCGGCCCGGCAGGCGAGCACCTGCCGTGGGACGGCGAGTCGGCCGGTGAGCTGGAGGTCCGCGGTGCCTGGATCGCCGCCGCGTACTACGGCGGGGCCGACGGCGAGCACCTGCGGCCCGAGGACAAGTTCAGCGAGGACGGCTGGCTGAAGACCGGCGACGTCGGCGTGATCAGCACCGACGGCTACCTCACCCTCACCGACCGGGCCAAGGACGTCATCAAGTCCGGCGGTGAGTGGATCTCCAGCGTGGAGCTGGAGAACGCGCTGATGGCCCACCCGGACGTCGCGGAGGCCGCCGTCGTCGCCGTACCGGACGAGAAGTGGGGCGAGCGGCCGCTCGCGACGGTCGTGCTCAAGGAGGGCACCACCGGGACCGACTACGAGGCGCTCAAGGCGTTCCTCGCCGAGTCGGGCATCGCCAAGTGGCAGCTGCCGGAGCGGTGGTCGGTCATCCCCGCCGTGCCGAAGACGAGCGTCGGCAAGTTCGACAAGAAGGTGATCCGGAAGCAGTACGCGGCCGGGGAGCTGGACGTCACCCAGCTCTGA
- a CDS encoding FAD-dependent oxidoreductase translates to MQTTRATQATQHRIIVIGAGYAGAIAAGRLARRLRSEDVAITLVNPEPDFVERVRMHQLAVGQELRARPFSEMFAGTGVRLRLAKVTAVDVDARTVTVKDWHKDETGSGNETGNGPTGDGTEELPYDTLVYALGSAWNTQGVPGTAEQAHDIAARPGALRLRERLAALGAGQPVVVVGGGLTGLEAATEIAEARPDLDVALIARAALGDWLSPKGRSHLRKVCARLNITVHEHTTVTAVGPDHVTTTPSTDRPGHVTTASATIPAAATVWTTGFAVHPIAQATTLKTDATGRIEVDGTMRSLSHPDVYAIGDTALVTGPGDKPLRMSCASAVPTAWQAADSIASRLTGTKAKTAPLRYFNQCISLGRKDGLIQYVTADDQTRPAALTGRTAALYKELVCKGAAWGVTNPTLGLPTRRRGVTQEPTPLPHHTTANAR, encoded by the coding sequence ATGCAGACCACGCGGGCCACACAGGCCACACAGCACCGCATCATCGTCATCGGAGCCGGATACGCCGGAGCGATCGCCGCCGGCCGCCTCGCCAGGCGGCTGCGCAGCGAGGATGTCGCCATCACCCTCGTCAACCCCGAGCCGGACTTCGTCGAGCGGGTCAGGATGCACCAGCTGGCGGTCGGCCAGGAGCTCAGGGCCCGCCCTTTCAGCGAGATGTTCGCCGGTACGGGCGTCCGGCTGAGGCTCGCGAAGGTCACGGCGGTCGACGTGGACGCCAGGACGGTCACCGTCAAGGACTGGCACAAGGACGAGACCGGGTCCGGAAACGAGACCGGGAACGGGCCGACCGGGGACGGGACCGAGGAACTCCCCTACGACACCCTCGTGTACGCCCTCGGCAGCGCCTGGAACACCCAAGGCGTCCCCGGCACCGCCGAACAGGCCCACGACATCGCCGCCCGCCCCGGAGCACTCCGGCTCCGCGAGCGCCTCGCCGCCCTCGGCGCCGGACAGCCCGTGGTCGTCGTCGGCGGCGGCCTCACCGGCCTGGAGGCGGCAACCGAGATAGCCGAGGCCCGCCCGGACCTCGACGTGGCCCTCATCGCCCGCGCCGCACTGGGCGACTGGCTCTCCCCCAAGGGCCGCAGCCACCTGCGGAAGGTCTGCGCCAGGCTCAACATCACCGTCCACGAACACACGACGGTCACCGCCGTAGGCCCCGACCACGTCACGACGACGCCCTCCACCGACAGGCCCGGCCACGTCACCACCGCGTCCGCCACCATCCCGGCCGCGGCCACCGTGTGGACGACAGGCTTCGCGGTCCACCCGATCGCGCAGGCAACCACGCTGAAGACCGACGCCACGGGCCGGATCGAGGTCGACGGCACGATGCGCTCGCTCTCCCACCCGGACGTGTACGCGATCGGCGACACGGCCCTGGTGACGGGCCCCGGCGACAAGCCGCTACGCATGTCCTGCGCCTCGGCCGTCCCCACCGCCTGGCAGGCCGCCGACTCCATCGCGTCCCGCCTCACCGGCACCAAGGCCAAGACCGCGCCGCTGCGCTACTTCAACCAGTGCATCTCCCTGGGCCGCAAGGACGGCCTGATCCAGTACGTCACCGCCGACGACCAGACCCGCCCCGCAGCCCTCACCGGCCGAACCGCCGCCCTCTACAAGGAACTGGTCTGCAAGGGCGCAGCCTGGGGCGTCACCAACCCGACCCTGGGCCTGCCGACTCGGCGACGCGGCGTCACACAGGAGCCGACCCCCTTGCCGCACCACACCACCGCGAACGCCCGATAA
- a CDS encoding RNA polymerase sigma-70 factor — MALTRTQMDRFEASMPRLEAIAYRLLGSASDAEDAVQDTFLRWQAADIDRIEVPEAWLTKVLTNVCLNQLTSARARRESYVGQWLPEPLLAGDPMLGPADTAEQRESVSYAVLVLMERLTPNERVVYVLREAFDYPHRRIAEILDITEASCQQIFHRAKKHMAEGKARTEIDEAAARRIVEEFLTAATSGQTEPLVRLLTRDVVAVGDGGGKVPARTKALQGAVAVARFMRGLFKPGQAKRDLVGGSPEIHLTTANGAPAILVVLDGRVIGVLCVEVTPEGIAGLRSQANPDKLERATRRWAATDHGEPLLHAF, encoded by the coding sequence ATGGCTCTGACGCGGACCCAGATGGACCGGTTCGAGGCCTCCATGCCCCGTCTGGAGGCCATCGCCTACCGCCTGCTCGGCTCGGCGAGCGATGCCGAGGACGCCGTGCAGGACACGTTCCTGCGGTGGCAGGCGGCCGACATCGATCGCATCGAGGTCCCCGAGGCCTGGCTGACGAAGGTCCTCACCAACGTCTGCCTCAACCAGCTCACCTCGGCCCGCGCCCGCCGCGAGTCGTACGTGGGCCAGTGGCTGCCCGAGCCGCTGCTCGCCGGGGACCCGATGCTGGGCCCCGCCGACACCGCCGAGCAACGCGAGTCCGTCTCGTACGCCGTCCTCGTCCTCATGGAGCGCCTGACGCCCAACGAGCGGGTGGTGTACGTGCTGCGGGAGGCGTTCGACTACCCGCACCGGAGGATCGCGGAGATCCTCGACATCACCGAGGCCTCCTGCCAGCAGATCTTCCACCGCGCCAAGAAGCACATGGCGGAGGGCAAGGCCCGTACCGAGATCGACGAGGCCGCCGCCCGGCGGATCGTCGAGGAGTTCCTCACCGCCGCCACCAGCGGGCAGACCGAGCCGCTCGTAAGGCTCCTCACCAGGGACGTCGTCGCGGTCGGCGACGGCGGCGGGAAGGTACCGGCCCGCACCAAGGCGCTCCAGGGCGCCGTCGCGGTCGCGCGGTTCATGCGGGGCCTGTTCAAGCCCGGCCAGGCCAAGCGCGATCTCGTCGGCGGCTCCCCCGAGATCCACCTCACCACCGCCAACGGCGCCCCCGCCATCCTGGTCGTCCTCGACGGCCGGGTCATCGGCGTCCTGTGCGTGGAGGTCACCCCGGAGGGCATCGCCGGCCTCCGCAGCCAGGCCAACCCCGACAAGCTCGAACGCGCGACCCGGCGGTGGGCGGCCACCGACCACGGAGAGCCGCTGCTCCACGCCTTCTGA
- a CDS encoding lipid-transfer protein, with amino-acid sequence MSIRRPDTLGGKAAIVGIGATEFSKDSGRSELKLAVEAVGAALDDAGLTPADVDGLVTFTMDTSPEITVAQAAGIGELSFFSRIHYGGGAACATVQQAALAVASGVADIVVCYRAFNERSGRRFGSGVQRREPTAEGAALGWNLPSGLLTPASWVAMAARRYLHTYGLDPEVFGHVAVVDRRHAARNPAAYFHGKPITLADHAASRWIVEPLRLLDCCQETDGGQALVVTTVERARDLPRPPAVVVAAAQGAGRSQEQMTSFYRDGLTGLPETGVVARQLWRSSGLAPADIDVGILYDHFTPFVLMQLEEFGFCGPGEGGAFVAADVLPLNTHGGQLGEAYLHGMNGIAEAVRQLRATSVNQVAGAARCLVTAGTGVPTSGLILGADG; translated from the coding sequence ATGAGCATCCGCAGACCCGACACCCTCGGCGGAAAAGCGGCCATCGTCGGCATCGGCGCCACCGAGTTCTCCAAGGACTCCGGCCGCAGCGAACTGAAGCTCGCCGTCGAAGCGGTAGGCGCAGCCCTCGACGACGCGGGCCTCACCCCCGCCGACGTCGACGGCCTCGTCACCTTCACCATGGACACCAGCCCCGAGATCACCGTCGCCCAGGCCGCCGGGATCGGGGAGCTGTCGTTCTTCTCCCGCATCCACTACGGGGGCGGTGCGGCCTGCGCCACCGTCCAGCAGGCCGCCCTCGCGGTGGCGAGCGGGGTGGCGGACATCGTCGTCTGCTACCGGGCGTTCAACGAGCGCTCCGGCCGCCGCTTCGGCTCCGGCGTCCAGCGCCGCGAGCCCACCGCCGAGGGAGCGGCGCTCGGCTGGAACCTGCCGTCCGGGCTGCTCACCCCCGCCTCCTGGGTGGCGATGGCGGCCCGGCGCTACCTGCACACGTACGGCCTCGACCCCGAGGTCTTCGGGCACGTGGCGGTCGTCGACCGGCGCCACGCGGCACGCAACCCGGCGGCGTACTTCCACGGGAAGCCGATCACGCTCGCCGACCACGCCGCCTCCCGCTGGATCGTGGAGCCGCTGCGGCTGCTGGACTGCTGCCAGGAGACCGACGGCGGCCAGGCGCTCGTCGTCACCACCGTGGAGCGCGCCCGCGACCTGCCCCGGCCGCCCGCCGTCGTCGTCGCGGCGGCGCAGGGGGCGGGCCGGTCCCAGGAGCAGATGACGAGCTTCTACCGGGACGGGCTGACCGGGCTGCCGGAGACCGGTGTGGTGGCCCGGCAGCTCTGGCGCAGCTCGGGTCTTGCCCCGGCCGACATCGACGTGGGCATCCTCTACGACCACTTCACGCCGTTCGTCCTGATGCAGCTGGAGGAGTTCGGTTTCTGCGGCCCCGGGGAGGGCGGGGCGTTCGTCGCGGCGGACGTGCTGCCCCTGAACACGCATGGGGGTCAGCTGGGGGAGGCGTACCTCCATGGGATGAACGGCATCGCGGAGGCCGTCCGGCAGCTCCGCGCCACCTCGGTCAACCAAGTGGCGGGGGCGGCGAGGTGCCTGGTCACAGCCGGTACGGGGGTGCCGACGTCCGGGCTGATCCTCGGCGCGGACGGCTGA